In the Paenibacillus sp. FSL H7-0357 genome, one interval contains:
- the pyk gene encoding pyruvate kinase — protein sequence MSIDLICTIGPASSSPAVLKELLLSGMTTARLNMSHGSHEEHERVIEALRAAAAESGQPVRIMGDLQGPKIRLKNVKGDAIRLDEGQTFILDQSDEPGSRERAALDNPGVMEDILQGATILINDGEVKLEVTDKHPSRITTRVIVGGMIGSRKGVNLPGTVLHLPAITEKDKRDLQFLLEHHVDWIACSFIREASHLEEIREYVASLGKYSQPGLISKIETIHAVRNFPSIMEASEGIMIARGDLGVELPFERIPFIQKAILRECSLSKTYVITATQMLQSMVDHPVPTRAEVTDVSQAVMDGSDAVMLSAESSVGHYPVQSTRALNTVAQFAENMREQGKNGFSLEEICSESLFDNLYKGHINK from the coding sequence ATGAGTATTGATTTGATCTGCACGATAGGTCCGGCTAGTTCTTCTCCTGCTGTTCTCAAGGAATTGCTGCTGAGCGGGATGACGACTGCCCGGCTCAATATGTCGCACGGGAGCCATGAAGAGCATGAGCGGGTAATCGAAGCTTTGCGTGCAGCAGCTGCCGAATCGGGACAGCCCGTACGGATAATGGGTGACTTGCAGGGACCGAAAATCCGTCTGAAGAACGTAAAAGGGGACGCGATTCGCTTAGATGAGGGCCAAACGTTTATCCTTGACCAGTCTGATGAACCGGGGAGCCGGGAACGCGCAGCGCTCGATAATCCTGGTGTAATGGAAGATATTTTACAAGGAGCGACTATTTTAATCAATGACGGGGAAGTCAAGCTTGAGGTGACGGACAAGCATCCGTCTAGGATCACTACAAGGGTTATAGTCGGTGGAATGATCGGCAGCCGAAAAGGCGTTAATCTTCCAGGAACGGTACTTCACTTGCCGGCCATTACGGAAAAAGACAAACGGGATCTTCAGTTTCTGCTGGAGCATCATGTGGATTGGATTGCGTGTTCCTTCATCCGTGAGGCGTCGCATTTGGAGGAAATTCGAGAGTATGTAGCTTCACTGGGGAAATATAGTCAACCTGGCCTTATTTCTAAAATCGAAACTATTCATGCCGTGCGTAACTTTCCATCCATCATGGAGGCCTCCGAGGGAATCATGATTGCGCGCGGAGATCTTGGCGTGGAGCTGCCTTTTGAACGTATCCCCTTTATTCAGAAAGCGATTCTTCGCGAGTGCAGCCTGTCGAAGACCTATGTAATTACGGCCACCCAAATGCTGCAATCCATGGTCGATCATCCGGTTCCGACGCGCGCAGAGGTAACAGATGTCTCTCAGGCCGTAATGGACGGGAGCGATGCCGTGATGCTGTCAGCTGAGAGCTCGGTTGGTCATTATCCTGTGCAGAGCACAAGAGCCCTGAATACGGTAGCCCAATTTGCAGAGAACATGCGAGAGCAAGGGAAAAACGGTTTTTCACTGGAGGAGATTTGCTCCGAGTCCCTATTTGATAATCTGTATAAGGGACACATAAATAAATAG
- a CDS encoding low temperature requirement protein A, translating to MHEKKVSWLELFYDLLFVAAVSKATHVLLHVEHNSISVEHLVKFILIFVPIWWAWVGQSVYINRFGRDSNAQRLFMIVQLFFVLIMTASLDVDFDANYLPFFVGYIGLRSLTAVQYVLSSRTEAAHKQKTARFLGASFGLGIVISCVSLFFDSSVRYLFLYAGIAVDIIVPLLGRKILVKTPIHTAHLLERFALFTLILLGESVVSMLSVLQSYKFTGSSVLFAALAFLLVIAIWWQYFENVEKHVDKSKQTAGQSLIYGHLFIYFSLSMIAASIQLLFIDQLEYVFMLCFAFGSVLIYYISVMFILYQYKFNHLRPSFTVVTLLTGILCALFTLDLFIAASPHLILGELMLFFIIFAKATA from the coding sequence ATGCATGAGAAAAAGGTTTCTTGGCTAGAGCTTTTTTATGATTTGTTATTTGTAGCTGCTGTTTCCAAAGCTACCCATGTATTACTGCATGTCGAGCATAACAGTATTTCCGTTGAGCATCTGGTGAAATTCATCCTGATTTTCGTTCCGATTTGGTGGGCTTGGGTAGGGCAATCCGTATACATCAACCGATTCGGCCGTGACAGCAATGCGCAACGGCTCTTTATGATCGTGCAGCTGTTTTTTGTTTTGATCATGACCGCTAGTCTTGATGTGGACTTTGATGCGAATTATTTGCCGTTTTTTGTCGGATATATCGGTTTAAGGAGCTTAACCGCCGTCCAGTATGTGCTCTCTTCGCGGACAGAGGCTGCACATAAGCAGAAAACAGCCCGATTCTTAGGAGCCTCCTTTGGGCTGGGGATCGTTATCTCCTGCGTTTCCCTCTTTTTTGACTCCTCAGTACGGTATTTGTTTCTATATGCAGGCATTGCTGTGGACATTATTGTACCTCTGCTCGGACGAAAGATTTTGGTCAAGACGCCTATTCATACTGCGCATTTATTAGAACGATTTGCGTTGTTCACCCTGATTCTGCTTGGTGAGTCGGTAGTCAGCATGCTGTCTGTCCTGCAATCCTATAAATTCACAGGATCTTCTGTTTTATTTGCAGCCCTGGCTTTTTTATTAGTGATAGCCATCTGGTGGCAATACTTCGAGAATGTGGAGAAGCACGTAGACAAATCGAAACAAACAGCAGGACAGAGCCTCATATACGGGCATTTGTTTATTTATTTTTCACTCAGTATGATTGCCGCTTCCATACAACTTCTCTTTATAGATCAATTGGAGTACGTCTTTATGCTTTGTTTTGCCTTTGGCTCTGTGCTGATCTATTATATTTCCGTGATGTTCATACTCTATCAGTACAAATTCAATCATCTTAGACCCAGCTTCACCGTTGTTACTCTGTTAACCGGCATTCTTTGTGCCCTGTTTACCCTGGACCTATTTATAGCGGCCTCTCCACATCTTATATTAGGCGAGTTGATGTTGTTCTTCATCATATTTGCCAAAGCAACGGCTTGA
- a CDS encoding APC family permease, whose product MTGRTFNFTMNTKPLTKNVTFIEALAIVVGMIIGSGIFLKPGIVLNHAGTPWMSILAWGIGGIITLASALSVAEIAAAIPKSGGLYTYLGELYGGVFGYLLGWVQAVISYPASVAALAIAFATYSGYFLPLNHWQQKLLAVSILAFILLMNVIATKFGGIIQTVATVGKLIPVAGIVGVGLFSDLAPGFGGIGATATGAGFGAAVLGTLWAYDGWISVTNMAGEIKDPAKTLPKVISIGVMFVIAVYVLFNIAIFKALPYDQIISSQTPGADAAEALFGSGGGAFITAGIIVSVLGALNGYLMTAARVPQAMGEKNQIPFSRVLRSIHPKFQTPANALIFQSVLAVIYIFSGTFNTLTDLLVFVLWIFFTMGVFGVFILRKKLPQEKGRYRVPLYPVTPILGVAGGIYILASTIVSDPLRSLVGIGITLAGLPVYYVLSRKNR is encoded by the coding sequence GTGACAGGAAGGACTTTTAACTTCACTATGAATACGAAGCCGCTGACAAAAAATGTAACATTCATTGAAGCTCTGGCCATTGTGGTGGGGATGATCATCGGATCGGGGATTTTTCTGAAGCCGGGTATTGTGCTGAATCATGCCGGTACGCCATGGATGAGTATTTTGGCCTGGGGGATTGGAGGAATCATTACGCTGGCTTCGGCGCTGAGCGTGGCGGAAATCGCAGCCGCCATTCCTAAGTCAGGAGGGCTCTATACTTATCTAGGTGAACTGTACGGCGGGGTGTTCGGTTATTTGCTGGGTTGGGTGCAGGCTGTAATCTCCTATCCGGCCTCTGTTGCGGCGCTGGCGATAGCGTTTGCCACATACTCCGGATACTTTTTGCCGCTCAATCACTGGCAGCAGAAGCTGCTGGCGGTGTCCATTCTGGCATTCATTCTCCTCATGAATGTCATTGCCACCAAATTCGGCGGTATTATTCAGACGGTTGCGACTGTTGGGAAGCTGATTCCGGTTGCAGGTATCGTAGGAGTAGGTTTATTCTCGGATTTGGCTCCCGGCTTTGGAGGGATTGGAGCTACTGCGACCGGTGCAGGCTTTGGGGCGGCGGTTCTGGGCACATTATGGGCCTATGACGGTTGGATCAGCGTGACCAATATGGCAGGAGAAATCAAAGATCCGGCCAAGACTCTGCCGAAGGTCATCTCCATTGGTGTGATGTTCGTGATCGCCGTTTATGTGTTGTTCAATATTGCAATTTTCAAGGCGCTGCCTTACGATCAGATCATTTCTTCCCAGACTCCTGGGGCTGATGCAGCCGAGGCTTTGTTTGGCAGCGGCGGCGGGGCTTTCATTACTGCGGGGATTATCGTGTCTGTACTTGGTGCGCTGAACGGGTATTTAATGACCGCGGCGCGGGTGCCTCAGGCAATGGGGGAGAAGAATCAGATTCCTTTTTCCCGGGTACTCCGAAGCATCCATCCCAAGTTCCAGACTCCAGCCAATGCGCTCATTTTTCAAAGTGTGCTGGCGGTCATCTATATTTTCTCGGGCACCTTTAATACGCTGACGGATTTGCTGGTGTTTGTGTTGTGGATTTTCTTTACAATGGGTGTGTTTGGTGTGTTCATCTTGCGTAAAAAACTGCCGCAGGAGAAAGGACGTTACCGTGTGCCACTCTACCCGGTTACCCCTATCCTAGGGGTGGCAGGCGGGATCTATATTCTGGCCAGTACGATTGTCAGTGATCCGCTGCGTTCCCTTGTGGGTATCGGCATTACGCTGGCCGGACTCCCGGTCTACTATGTGCTGTCCCGCAAAAACCGGTAG
- a CDS encoding LysR family transcriptional regulator, which yields MDLKELTTFQTILQEGNFSKAAAKLNYAQSTITNQVQRLEKELGIKLFKRGWDSELTAAGQIVATEIDKLIQHWNYVAEQAKALQKEEIGTLSIGGLESLTEQVLPNSLKRFRDYKPNVSCHFVIGNTASLSRSLLQNVLDFAICGEPAEAASFHFEPLYNERISFIAVDNHPLVGRDGIPFEELLGYPIISGGTTCLYYSRLSKQFSRYTETPFLYTVSQISAIAGFVRQIPSSIGAVLDSTPLPPNVVRIQVELKDSAIPVGLLQARNDEYISSSKKLLMQYIKEELEHDRRRN from the coding sequence ATGGACTTAAAGGAACTCACTACATTTCAGACTATCCTTCAAGAAGGAAACTTCTCCAAAGCCGCTGCAAAACTGAACTACGCACAATCTACGATTACGAACCAGGTTCAGCGGCTGGAGAAGGAACTGGGCATCAAGCTTTTCAAACGAGGCTGGGATTCAGAGCTTACCGCTGCCGGGCAAATAGTTGCAACAGAGATCGACAAGCTGATTCAACATTGGAACTATGTAGCAGAACAGGCCAAAGCTTTGCAAAAAGAGGAGATCGGCACTCTAAGTATCGGAGGACTGGAATCATTAACAGAACAGGTACTGCCAAACTCGCTGAAGCGGTTCCGAGACTATAAGCCCAATGTATCCTGCCACTTCGTAATCGGGAACACAGCCTCTCTGTCCCGTTCACTGCTTCAGAATGTATTGGACTTTGCCATATGCGGAGAACCTGCCGAAGCGGCTTCGTTTCACTTTGAGCCACTGTACAACGAGCGTATCTCTTTCATCGCAGTGGACAACCACCCGTTGGTAGGGAGAGACGGAATCCCTTTTGAAGAATTACTGGGTTATCCAATCATATCCGGGGGAACTACCTGTTTATATTATTCGCGGTTATCGAAGCAATTTTCCCGTTACACTGAAACTCCTTTTCTGTATACAGTAAGTCAAATCTCAGCCATTGCAGGGTTCGTCCGGCAAATCCCTTCCTCCATAGGAGCCGTTCTCGATTCTACGCCATTACCGCCAAATGTTGTGAGAATCCAAGTTGAACTGAAGGATTCCGCCATTCCGGTCGGCCTGCTGCAAGCACGCAATGATGAGTATATCTCCTCTTCCAAGAAGCTTTTGATGCAATATATAAAAGAAGAACTGGAGCATGATCGACGCCGAAATTAA
- a CDS encoding tautomerase family protein, producing the protein MPFVRVSYLENKYDAEQLPNISRDIMSALVEHFNVPEDDFFQVFHAHKASEFYYSPNYLNIERTDGLLFIQITLKSGRSTEQKKSFYSKLAQLLSNTLHIRKEDVFVVLVDTEFEDWTFGSGIAQMIERP; encoded by the coding sequence ATGCCATTCGTCAGGGTAAGTTACTTGGAAAATAAATACGATGCGGAGCAATTACCCAATATTAGCCGTGATATCATGAGTGCTCTAGTTGAGCATTTTAACGTACCTGAGGATGATTTTTTTCAAGTATTCCATGCACACAAAGCAAGTGAGTTTTACTATAGTCCGAATTACTTGAACATAGAGCGAACGGATGGACTGCTCTTTATTCAAATCACGCTCAAATCCGGAAGAAGCACGGAGCAAAAAAAGAGTTTTTACAGCAAGTTGGCTCAACTGTTGTCGAACACCCTCCACATCAGGAAAGAAGACGTCTTCGTCGTGCTGGTCGATACGGAATTTGAGGACTGGACGTTTGGTAGTGGCATCGCACAAATGATTGAACGTCCATAG
- a CDS encoding carboxymuconolactone decarboxylase family protein: MKHRKIASKALETFGEIAPAFARYSEEVFFEEVWRREQLSLRERSLLTVSALVAGGLTEQLPFHIRLARENGLSEEELIEAITHLAFYAGWPRAATAIQVAKDIFQEN; encoded by the coding sequence ATGAAGCATCGTAAAATTGCATCGAAAGCCCTTGAAACCTTTGGGGAGATTGCCCCAGCGTTTGCCCGCTATTCGGAAGAAGTGTTCTTCGAGGAGGTATGGCGGAGAGAGCAATTATCGCTTCGGGAACGCAGTCTCCTTACGGTATCGGCGTTAGTCGCTGGTGGACTTACAGAGCAGTTGCCCTTTCATATCCGTCTGGCCCGGGAGAACGGTCTATCCGAGGAAGAATTGATCGAAGCGATAACTCATCTCGCTTTTTACGCGGGGTGGCCGCGCGCCGCAACTGCGATACAGGTGGCTAAGGATATTTTCCAAGAAAACTAG
- a CDS encoding serine hydrolase, producing the protein MSKNKNNKTRRTSGMLAALLMLTLAGEASAYAQPSEPSDHLASVQQVAALSSAAPGDLKNGPRDAKEVEAFLDAFFARDAIKQKAGSAAVSVVQDGKVLVSKGYGVADKTSKARVDANLGTFRIGSVSKVFTAAAIMQLVDQGKISLQDNIEKYLDGYKVTNPFDTPVTIEHLLTHTTGFEVREPTDASYLFDPSQKPISLKESIYDVFPPVVRKPGTSYMYDNFASRLQGYIVQKVSGESFGSYVQKHLFKPLGMTSSSFSMTKDLTRRLVTSYDAEGNAIPVYGFSPGEWPEGSMLSTASDMALFMKAFLNDGRAADGTVILSPESVKAMSAYQIAIHPDLPDMTYGFESPVLPAKMKGETVISKGGDILGYSSLLWILPDRKTGVFVSYNTNQDLRNDLFTAFMNHYYASGKSPYEAKGFKVQSAEDLAKFEGLYSDLRIKLLTKVEVAGDGTLRVSDMLSRHQLKQTGELLFVDEEGNPLAFKADAEGRILYMKYSNLFSYAAKIPEDPAEFPDVSADHPYASYILSLKSLGFLTDDLSQPFEPTQTVTRGAFIHTFNAIWSIPESSKPSAFKDTENSPYRKDIQAAVEAGMLNGTGSGLFEPDRPILREEAAAIVCRLLTVTGIRVPDSTAVLAPGTSKWAADAVSSAVIWKLHGPEVTESNGMFDYGSQRALNKQELAALLFTMLLP; encoded by the coding sequence TTGAGTAAGAATAAGAATAACAAAACCCGCCGCACGTCCGGCATGCTGGCCGCTCTGCTGATGTTGACTCTTGCCGGTGAAGCAAGCGCGTATGCTCAGCCGTCTGAGCCATCAGATCATTTAGCCTCGGTCCAACAAGTTGCCGCACTCAGCAGCGCTGCCCCGGGAGATTTAAAGAACGGGCCCCGTGATGCGAAGGAAGTTGAGGCGTTTCTTGACGCATTTTTTGCCCGGGATGCCATCAAGCAAAAAGCCGGATCGGCTGCGGTCTCTGTTGTTCAAGACGGGAAGGTGCTCGTCTCCAAAGGTTACGGCGTAGCTGACAAAACGTCGAAGGCACGGGTTGATGCTAACCTGGGTACCTTCCGGATCGGCTCCGTTTCTAAAGTATTTACAGCCGCAGCTATTATGCAACTTGTCGATCAAGGGAAAATTTCGCTTCAGGACAACATTGAAAAGTACCTGGATGGTTACAAAGTAACAAATCCCTTCGATACACCGGTAACGATAGAGCATCTGTTGACGCATACGACCGGTTTTGAAGTACGCGAACCTACGGATGCCAGCTATTTATTTGACCCTTCCCAGAAACCTATTTCATTAAAAGAAAGCATCTACGATGTGTTCCCACCTGTTGTTCGCAAGCCGGGAACGTCCTATATGTACGATAATTTTGCTTCCAGGCTGCAAGGATACATTGTGCAGAAGGTAAGTGGAGAATCCTTCGGGAGTTATGTGCAAAAACATCTGTTTAAGCCGCTCGGTATGACTTCAAGCAGCTTTAGCATGACCAAAGATTTGACCCGCCGGCTTGTAACTTCTTATGATGCGGAGGGCAATGCTATTCCGGTGTATGGTTTTTCGCCGGGTGAATGGCCGGAGGGCAGCATGTTATCGACCGCCTCCGATATGGCATTGTTCATGAAAGCTTTTCTGAATGATGGCCGTGCGGCGGACGGTACGGTTATCCTGTCACCTGAATCGGTGAAGGCGATGTCGGCTTACCAGATAGCCATCCATCCGGATTTGCCGGATATGACATATGGCTTTGAATCGCCCGTGCTTCCGGCCAAAATGAAGGGTGAAACAGTGATCTCCAAAGGTGGCGACATTCTGGGCTATAGTTCGCTGCTGTGGATTCTACCTGACCGTAAAACGGGTGTTTTCGTTTCTTACAATACGAATCAGGATTTGCGTAATGATCTGTTTACCGCTTTTATGAATCATTATTATGCGAGTGGCAAATCGCCGTATGAAGCGAAGGGTTTCAAGGTACAGTCCGCGGAAGATCTTGCCAAGTTTGAAGGCCTGTACTCCGATTTGCGGATTAAACTACTGACCAAAGTCGAAGTGGCAGGAGATGGCACTCTAAGGGTGAGCGATATGCTCAGCCGTCACCAGTTGAAGCAGACCGGCGAGCTGCTGTTCGTTGATGAGGAGGGGAATCCTCTAGCCTTCAAGGCGGATGCCGAGGGCCGTATCCTCTATATGAAATACTCTAATTTATTCAGCTATGCGGCCAAAATACCGGAGGATCCAGCCGAATTCCCGGATGTATCGGCCGATCATCCGTATGCAAGCTACATTCTTAGCTTAAAGTCACTGGGCTTCTTAACGGATGATTTGTCACAGCCATTTGAGCCTACGCAAACGGTCACCCGTGGAGCGTTCATCCATACTTTTAACGCGATATGGAGTATCCCTGAATCTTCAAAACCGTCCGCATTCAAGGATACTGAAAATTCTCCCTACCGAAAGGATATTCAAGCCGCTGTCGAGGCTGGTATGCTGAATGGAACGGGGAGCGGATTGTTCGAACCGGACCGTCCGATTCTTCGCGAAGAAGCTGCGGCTATCGTCTGCCGCTTGCTTACTGTAACGGGAATTAGGGTGCCGGATTCCACGGCTGTCCTTGCACCGGGCACGTCGAAATGGGCTGCCGATGCTGTCAGCTCTGCGGTCATCTGGAAGCTGCATGGACCGGAGGTGACCGAGTCGAACGGCATGTTCGATTACGGCTCTCAGCGGGCGTTGAACAAGCAGGAACTGGCGGCTTTGCTGTTCACGATGCTGCTTCCGTAA
- a CDS encoding response regulator transcription factor — translation MDFNIFIIEDDEAIFASLKERLEQWSFHVTGPERFDDVMSTYIKVQPQLVIIDIQLPMYDGFHWCREIRAVSKVPILFLSSRDHPLDMVMAMNMGADDYIQKPFHIDVLLAQIQAILRRTYAYREEADDLIEWNGTIIDMKRGLIRKDGQDVLLTKNEFFILVVLVKEKDKVILRQDLIRKLWDDETFVNDNTLTANITRLRQKLALFQLEEAIVTKKGLGYMACTL, via the coding sequence ATGGATTTTAATATATTTATTATCGAAGATGATGAGGCCATTTTTGCTTCCTTAAAGGAACGATTGGAGCAGTGGTCGTTTCATGTCACGGGACCGGAGCGATTTGATGATGTGATGAGCACCTACATTAAAGTGCAGCCCCAGCTGGTCATCATAGATATACAACTTCCAATGTATGATGGTTTTCACTGGTGCCGGGAGATTCGGGCAGTGTCAAAAGTGCCGATTCTCTTTCTATCTTCGCGCGATCATCCGCTGGATATGGTGATGGCGATGAATATGGGGGCGGACGATTATATTCAAAAGCCGTTTCATATAGACGTGCTGCTCGCGCAAATACAAGCGATTCTCCGCCGGACCTATGCTTACAGAGAGGAAGCTGATGACCTTATCGAATGGAACGGCACCATTATTGATATGAAGCGTGGCCTGATCCGCAAGGATGGGCAGGACGTGTTATTGACCAAGAACGAATTTTTTATTCTGGTGGTGCTCGTCAAGGAGAAGGATAAAGTGATTTTACGCCAGGATCTGATCCGCAAGCTGTGGGATGATGAGACCTTCGTCAACGACAATACGCTGACAGCGAACATAACGCGGCTGCGTCAAAAGCTGGCGCTTTTCCAACTGGAAGAAGCAATTGTAACAAAAAAAGGGCTTGGATATATGGCGTGTACGTTATGA
- a CDS encoding sensor histidine kinase — MSGKRLFLRYLYDRKSWIVFFLLSLLFVDLLIWIDNGISIRGNSMLYLNLLLILAMIVFLGWRFRKETRYPRALVELAEGIHEDWVETLPSTYLYQEEATNQLLRAVDHWYWHKISKSHSARSMEQDYIAAWVHEVKTPLTAVKLTIDTNRDHPAMRKIESEWLRIHLLIDQQLYISRLPTLEADYVLEQTGIQRLAALEVRELSSWCMEKNIAVEFEGEETLVRTDRKWCRFIIRQILTNAVKYSPDGGMIVLSTTATEDGPVRLTIRDEGPGIAAHDLPRIFDKGFTGGNGRLQNAATGLGLYLAQTVADKIGIRLTVESEPQSGTAMQMTFTAINAFESVRTSI, encoded by the coding sequence ATGAGCGGGAAACGTTTATTCCTCCGCTATCTGTATGACAGGAAAAGCTGGATTGTGTTCTTCCTGCTCTCATTGTTATTTGTAGATTTGCTGATCTGGATCGATAATGGTATTTCCATCCGGGGCAATTCGATGCTCTATTTAAACCTGCTGCTAATTCTGGCGATGATCGTTTTCCTTGGGTGGCGTTTTCGCAAAGAAACGAGGTATCCGCGAGCGCTGGTTGAACTGGCTGAAGGGATCCATGAGGATTGGGTTGAAACCTTGCCGTCAACTTATTTGTATCAGGAGGAAGCGACGAACCAGCTCTTACGGGCAGTGGACCACTGGTACTGGCATAAAATATCGAAGAGCCATTCTGCCCGATCTATGGAGCAGGATTATATCGCTGCCTGGGTGCATGAGGTAAAGACGCCGCTGACTGCAGTGAAATTAACCATCGATACCAACAGAGACCATCCGGCGATGCGTAAAATCGAATCGGAATGGCTGCGGATTCATTTACTCATCGACCAGCAATTATACATTTCGCGTTTGCCGACACTTGAAGCTGATTATGTGTTGGAACAGACGGGAATTCAGCGGCTTGCTGCACTGGAAGTACGTGAGCTTAGCTCCTGGTGTATGGAGAAAAATATAGCTGTTGAGTTTGAAGGCGAAGAGACTTTAGTTAGAACGGACCGCAAATGGTGCCGTTTTATTATTAGGCAAATATTGACGAATGCGGTTAAATATAGCCCGGACGGCGGAATGATTGTGCTGTCTACTACAGCCACTGAGGATGGGCCTGTCAGACTGACGATTAGAGATGAAGGACCGGGCATCGCCGCACATGACTTGCCGCGTATTTTCGATAAAGGCTTCACCGGAGGGAACGGCAGACTGCAAAATGCGGCAACTGGACTGGGGCTCTATTTAGCTCAAACTGTTGCCGACAAAATCGGGATTAGGTTAACGGTAGAGTCGGAGCCCCAATCAGGAACGGCCATGCAGATGACCTTCACCGCGATCAATGCGTTCGAATCTGTCCGGACTTCAATATGA
- a CDS encoding ABC transporter ATP-binding protein: protein MNQNNGLRTVLHAQEVRKSFGVRGNVQQVLKGINLRVVEGEFVGIMGPSGSGKSTLIKVLATIDKATEGKILVEDTDVSIMKNTELSAFRRRKLGFIFQDYNLLDTLTVKENILLPLSLDKMKKAAVEADFQAMAADLGIGEIAHKYPNEISGGQRQRTSAARALIHRPSIVFADEPTGALDSKAASSLLGMLEELNGQHNITIMMVTHDPVASSYCSRVVFLKDGMLYSELYRGSKTRQAFFKDILNVQAVLGGDHIDTV, encoded by the coding sequence ATGAATCAAAACAATGGGCTGAGAACCGTACTGCATGCGCAGGAAGTCCGTAAATCATTTGGTGTCAGGGGAAATGTTCAGCAGGTGCTGAAGGGCATCAACCTGCGTGTAGTGGAAGGTGAGTTTGTCGGAATCATGGGGCCGTCCGGGTCGGGGAAGTCGACTTTGATCAAAGTGTTGGCGACCATTGATAAAGCGACGGAAGGCAAAATTCTCGTCGAAGATACGGATGTCTCGATTATGAAAAACACCGAATTGTCTGCTTTTCGGCGCAGGAAGCTGGGCTTCATCTTTCAGGATTACAACTTACTTGATACGTTGACGGTAAAAGAGAATATCCTGCTGCCCCTTTCCCTCGATAAGATGAAGAAAGCAGCGGTGGAGGCTGATTTTCAGGCCATGGCTGCAGATCTTGGCATCGGGGAGATTGCCCATAAATATCCGAATGAAATTTCCGGGGGGCAGCGGCAACGGACGTCAGCTGCACGCGCATTAATCCACCGGCCCTCCATCGTATTTGCGGATGAGCCGACTGGTGCTTTGGATTCGAAGGCGGCCTCCTCTCTATTGGGAATGCTGGAGGAGCTTAACGGGCAGCACAATATTACCATTATGATGGTGACTCATGATCCTGTGGCCTCGAGCTATTGCAGCCGCGTAGTGTTTTTGAAGGACGGAATGCTGTATTCCGAATTGTACCGTGGCAGCAAGACACGGCAAGCTTTCTTCAAAGATATATTGAATGTGCAGGCCGTGCTCGGGGGTGATCATATTGACACTGTTTGA